Part of the Weissella coleopterorum genome is shown below.
TATCCATCAAAATTCTCCTCATTTTTTGGGCTGAGTTTCCCGTTTTTATGACAAATTTAAACTATTATTTCATAATACCATTTATTAGCTCAATTTCTCGACCAATGGAATGTATCTTTACCATTTTTATACTTTTTTCTTTAGTTAACCTTAAACCGCAACTGGTGCTTTAATCGATTTAGCCGGATGGTAACCCTCAATTTCAATATCTTCAAGCTCGTAGTCAAAAATTGATTTTACAGCGGGATTTAGTTTTAACGTTGGCAAGGCTTGAAGAGGGCGTTGTAATTGCTCTTTCACTTGATCAACATGATTAGCATAAATATGCGCATCACCGAAAGTGTGAATAAATTCTCCGACTGCCAAACCTGTTTGAGCAGCTACCATATGTAATAGCAAAGCATACGATGCTATATTAAACGGAACTCCTAGGAAAATATCACCGGAACGCTGATATAGTTGCAGGCTTAGTTTTCCATCAACCACATAAAATTGAAACAATGAGTGGCAAGGCGGTAAAGCTTGCATGGGAACAGCCTCAGGATTCCAAGCTGAGACAATTAAGCGTCGTGATGTGGGATTATTTTTAATTTCATTTACAACGTTCTCAATTTGGTCAATAAAGCCTCCTTGAACCTTTTCCCAATGACGCCACTGGGCTCCATAAACTTGCCCCAGATCGCCATATTTTGCCGCAAAATTATCATCATTTAAAATGGCGTCACAAAAAATTTGATGCTGTTGATCATATAGCACTTTAAACTCTGGATCTTGAGTCGCCCGTCGACCAAAATCAGACATATCAGGACCTTGGTATTCATTCGAATTAACCCAATTTTTAAACGCCCACTCATCCCAAATATGATTATTATTTTCAAGTAAGTAGCGAATATTCGTTTCACCTTTTAAAAACCAAAGTAACTCACTCTTAATTAATTTAAAAGCAACCCGCTTAGTTGTTAAGAGCGGGAAACCCTCACTCAGATCATAACGTTGTTGGCGTCCAAAAACTGAATAGGTTCCAGTCCCCGTTCGATCCGCCTTAAATTCACCATTCTCCAAAACTTCTTTCGCAAAATTTAAGTAGGTTTGCTCGCTTTTACTCATCGTATTACTCCTTTAAATTAATCATTTATAAACTGTTCAAAATTAAATTTTTTTAAGTCTACTTCAGTTAGGGTCACCTGATTTAAATTAATATGCTTTTGTTGCATCAACTCCATCGCAAAAGCATCATTTCGATAACTACGCAAATAGTTAATTTTACTAATACCGGCTTGTAACAAAAACTTGGTGCAATGCACACAAGGAAAATCAGTTACATAAATTTCAGCCCCATCTGCGGCAATTCCCATTTTCGCCATCTGAAGTAAGGCATTTTGTTCTGCATGAACTGCCCGAATACAATGTCCATCAACGATATAATCGCCCACCTCATCGCAATGTGGTGTTCCCATAACTGATCCGTTATAACCACTCGCGATTAAGCGTCCTTCTTTAACAATCACAGCCCCTACATGTAAACGGGTACAGGTGCTTCGTGATGCAAGCATCACCGCCTGCATCATAAAATATTGAGGCCACTCAATTCGTCCACTATTCATCTGCAAATCCACCTTATTTTAAGTGCTTTTATCATAGCAAATTCTTATAACTTTTAACAGACAGCTTTTATCGTCGAGCCTTTTATTCCGTTCTAACAGATTATTATTAAACTAAATCACAACATAATACAATATTGAATTAACCTTAAAAATGTTGTATAATAACAGATGGTGCTTAGTCTAGTTACATCCTATAAAATTCATAAATTGGTTCATATATCAATTTATTCAAAGCGAGGTCATCCTTGCATGAAAGGAAGTGTGAATTATGCCAACCGCATTAGCCGAAATTAAAGATAAACTCGACGCTCATATTGGAGAGTCAGTAACTTTAACTACCCATGAAAGCCGTCATCGTAATATTGAACATGAAGCCATCGTTCGAGAAACTTTTCGTTCAGTCTTTGTTTTGGACTTAAAGCAAGATGGCGATCAATTTGATCGTGCTTCCTTTAGTTATACTGACATCCTAACTAAAAACATTGAATTAGATTTCTAATTCATATTTATTCATGATAATATGAACGGTCAATAGCGCTCCTTCCTCTTAATGAGGTAGGAGTGTTTTTAATATATTAAAAAGCTTCGCTGTTTTTAATTTAAAACAGCGAAGCTTTTAGTATTAATATTTTTAGTCAGCTGGAGTTACATTCTGATCATCGTAAATTTGAATAATATCATCTTCGTTTAAGTCGATTACTTCAAATTCATTAATGTAAGCATCTTTATAATCCAGAGGAATAATCTTAAAGTGCGAAACGATGAATTCATCCCCAACCGAAACGTCCGGATCTT
Proteins encoded:
- a CDS encoding Veg family protein, which gives rise to MPTALAEIKDKLDAHIGESVTLTTHESRHRNIEHEAIVRETFRSVFVLDLKQDGDQFDRASFSYTDILTKNIELDF
- a CDS encoding thymidylate synthase, which translates into the protein MSKSEQTYLNFAKEVLENGEFKADRTGTGTYSVFGRQQRYDLSEGFPLLTTKRVAFKLIKSELLWFLKGETNIRYLLENNNHIWDEWAFKNWVNSNEYQGPDMSDFGRRATQDPEFKVLYDQQHQIFCDAILNDDNFAAKYGDLGQVYGAQWRHWEKVQGGFIDQIENVVNEIKNNPTSRRLIVSAWNPEAVPMQALPPCHSLFQFYVVDGKLSLQLYQRSGDIFLGVPFNIASYALLLHMVAAQTGLAVGEFIHTFGDAHIYANHVDQVKEQLQRPLQALPTLKLNPAVKSIFDYELEDIEIEGYHPAKSIKAPVAV
- a CDS encoding ComE operon protein 2 → MNSGRIEWPQYFMMQAVMLASRSTCTRLHVGAVIVKEGRLIASGYNGSVMGTPHCDEVGDYIVDGHCIRAVHAEQNALLQMAKMGIAADGAEIYVTDFPCVHCTKFLLQAGISKINYLRSYRNDAFAMELMQQKHINLNQVTLTEVDLKKFNFEQFIND